In Cherax quadricarinatus isolate ZL_2023a chromosome 19, ASM3850222v1, whole genome shotgun sequence, the following are encoded in one genomic region:
- the LOC138852943 gene encoding uncharacterized protein: MSWPLLSRVDCVTTLQNLTQLRQHLGKASPTPYLITVQGVLLGYVIFVLYILTVLKARYNNIPWRRESSTDDSVILSSSFAQYFQAGVVFLIYKVSSLLGMASYDSSESGSSFTSFMGIRASTSWVQEPTATLVKPTYYSTLGVRESPKTWDKPRYIIASGVRTPITSLINPTAIKRVSTVVTTASGDVCTEPRLVLSRKETMEMSGDTEKATEHNSSALAATTADLSTEAITVDLRTEATTVDPTTEATTVDPTTEATTVDPTTGATTVDPTTGATTVDPTTGATTVDLRTEATTVDPTAEATTVDPTAEATTVDPTTGATTVDLRTEATTVDPAAEATTGATTVDLRTEGTTVDPTTEATTVDPTTEATTVDPTTGATTVDPTTGATTVDPTTGATTVDPTTGATTVDLRTEATTVDPTAEATTVDPTTGATTVDPTTGATTVDLRTEATTVDPTAEATTVDPTTRATTVDPTTGATTVDLRTEGTTVDPTTEATTIDPTTGATTVDLRTEATTVDPTTEATTVDLPPEATADFCVDAAINKVANATAMLLDMAVPLMSSPRDFINCEVFRNMFSLATDIERGLSNLNQPLVTSHTDTSLNEDNIFIKFSNAVMMLVRFMDKITVDGCTALDVTRPDLLSVALDIEQGIDRLRKYLEFVNDEMENADLSVEAATADDLSAEAATADDLSAEAATADDLSAEDVKFVMGYVRSLLKDLGAPVDVARAALVALASKTELYLEDDIRSSDLFSGHPTYIS, encoded by the exons ATGAGCTGGCCTCTCCTGAGTAGAGTCGACTGCGTCACCACCCTGCAGAACCTCACCCAGCTAAGGCAACACCTAGGCAAGGCGTCTCCTACACCATACTTGATAACAGTACAAGGTGTTCTGCTGGGGTACGTCATCTTTGTCCTCTACATCCTCACCGTATTGAAGGCGCGATATAATAATATTCCATGGAGAAGAGAGTCGTCAACTGACGACTCAGTCATTCTCAGTTCATCCTTCGCTCAATACTTCCAAGCCGGGGTGGTGTTCTTAATATATAAAGTCTCAAGTCTCCTCGGCATGGCAAGTTATGATTCATCAGAAAGTGGCAGTAGCTTCACCTCTTTTATGGGTATTAGAGCTAGTACCTCTTGGGTTCAAGAACCTACAGCCACGCTGGTTAAACCCACTTATTACAGTACGTTAGGGGTTCGAGAATCCCCCAAAACGTGGGATAAACCCAGGTACATCATTGCCTCAGGTGTTCGAACACCAATAACCTCGTTGATCAACCCCACTGCAATTAAAAGAGTCTCTACTGTCGTCACCACAGCTAGCGGTGACGTATGTACAGAGCCCCGTCTGGTACTCTCCCGTAAGGAGACTATGGAAATGTCTGGTGATACTGAGAAGGCAACCGAACACAATTCCTCTGCCCTGGCCGCCACCACTGCCGACCTCTCTACCGAAGCTATCACCGTCGACCTCAGAACTGAGGCCACCACCGTCGACCCTACCACTGAGGCCACCACCGTCGATCCTACCACTGAGGCCACCACCGTCGATCCTACCACTGGTGCCACCACCGTCGATCCTACCACTGGTGCCACCACCGTCGATCCTACCACTGGTGCCACCACAGTCGACCTCAGAACTGAGGCCACCACCGTCGACCCTACCGCTGAGGCCACCACCGTCGATCCTACCGCTGAGGCCACCACCGTCGATCCTACCACTGGTGCCACCACAGTCGACCTCAGAACTGAGGCCACCACCGTCGACCCTGCCGCTGAGGCCACCACTGGTGCCACCACAGTCGATCTCAGAACTGAGGGCACCACCGTCGACCCTACCACTGAGGCCACCACCGTCGATCCTACCACTGAGGCCACCACCGTCGATCCTACCACTGGTGCCACCACCGTCGATCCTACCACTGGTGCCACCACCGTCGATCCTACCACTGGTGCCACCACCGTCGATCCTACCACTGGTGCCACCACAGTCGACCTCAGAACTGAGGCCACCACCGTCGACCCTACCGCTGAGGCCACCACCGTCGATCCTACCACTGGTGCCACCACCGTCGATCCTACCACTGGTGCCACCACAGTCGACCTCAGAACTGAGGCCACCACCGTCGACCCTACCGCTGAGGCCACCACCGTCGATCCTACCACTCGTGCCACCACCGTCGATCCTACCACTGGTGCCACCACAGTCGATCTCAGAACTGAGGGCACCACCGTCGACCCTACCACTGAGGCCACCACCATCGATCCTACCACTGGGGCCACCACCGTCGACCTCAGAACTGAGGCCACCACCGTCGACCCTACCACTGAGGCCACCACCGTCGACCTCCCTCCCGAGGCCACTGCCGACTTCTGTGTTGATGCCGCCATCAATAAGGTCGCTAATGCTACTGCGATGCTCCTGGACATGGCTGTTCCTCTTATGAGCTCACCCAGAGACTTCATCAACTGCGAAGTGTTTCGCAACATGTTTAGCCTCGCAACCGATATTGAACGAGGACTCAGTAACCTGAACCAACCTTTGGTCACCTCCCACACTGATACCAGTCTCAATGAGGATAATATCTTCATAAAATTTTCAAACGCCGTTATGATGCTCGTGAGGTTCATGGACAAGATCACTGTTGACGGGTGCACAGCACTCGATGTGACCCGACCAGACTTGCTCAGTGTGGCGCTGGATATCGAACAGGGCATTGACAGACTTAGAAAGTATCTAGAGTTTGTTAACGACGAGATGGAGAATGCCGACCTCAGTGTTGAGGCCGCCACCGCCGATGACCTCAGTGCTGAGGCTGCCACCGCCGATGACCTTAGTGCTGAG GCCGCCACCGCCGATGATCTCAGTGCTGAGGACGTGAAATTCGTAATGGGGTATGTGAGGTCATTGCTCAAGGACCTGGGCGCACCAGTCGACGTGGCCCGAGCCGCCCTGGTCGCTCTTGCGTCAAAAACGGAACTGTACTTAGAAGATGATATACGTTCTAGCGACTTATTCTCAGGTCACCCTACTTACATATCGTGA